From a single Clostridium isatidis genomic region:
- a CDS encoding substrate-binding domain-containing protein, whose amino-acid sequence MVIRKRTIFIFLFIILISSSLILLPKASKGKVKVYKVSVIVRGKSSEVWRIVKNGMEQAASDLNVNVSFITLIEDNSVEEQKELIKREIMNGTDGILISPADYSSLSKLIEDLRKEIPIVLFESNIETKENFTYISCDNYELGRKLANEVIKNGNTRSKIIILRSGFNISSEKEKYEGFIDEISLSQNTYEFIDLPKDEAEIYKSISEILKNQDTKVLVAFEPNILEIAGKAKKDYFSEAGLYGTGSTSLIISLMEEKIINAIAMQNEFNLGYLGMKAMVSEIENEKIKESKITSTTINIYNMYSEENQRMLFPIIR is encoded by the coding sequence GTGGTAATAAGGAAAAGGACAATCTTTATTTTTCTCTTTATAATTCTTATATCATCTTCCCTTATTTTATTGCCTAAAGCTTCAAAGGGAAAGGTGAAAGTATATAAGGTTTCTGTGATAGTTAGAGGCAAGAGCAGTGAGGTTTGGAGAATAGTTAAAAATGGAATGGAACAGGCTGCTTCTGATTTAAATGTAAACGTTAGTTTTATTACCCTTATTGAAGATAATAGTGTAGAAGAACAGAAAGAATTGATTAAGAGAGAGATTATGAATGGTACAGATGGGATATTAATTTCACCAGCAGACTATAGTTCTCTATCTAAACTTATAGAGGATTTAAGAAAGGAAATACCTATTGTTTTATTTGAATCTAATATAGAAACTAAAGAAAATTTCACATATATATCCTGTGATAATTATGAACTTGGCAGAAAATTAGCTAATGAAGTAATTAAAAATGGTAATACAAGAAGTAAAATAATAATTTTAAGAAGTGGATTTAATATAAGTAGTGAAAAAGAAAAATATGAAGGATTTATCGATGAAATTTCATTAAGCCAAAACACCTATGAATTTATAGATTTACCTAAGGATGAGGCTGAAATTTACAAAAGCATTTCAGAAATATTAAAAAATCAAGATACAAAAGTATTGGTTGCCTTTGAGCCTAATATATTAGAGATTGCAGGAAAGGCAAAGAAGGATTACTTTAGTGAGGCAGGTCTTTATGGAACTGGAAGTACAAGTTTAATAATCTCTTTAATGGAAGAAAAAATAATTAATGCCATAGCTATGCAGAATGAATTTAACCTAGGTTATTTAGGGATGAAGGCCATGGTTTCAGAGATAGAAAATGAAAAGATTAAGGAAAGTAAAATAACATCAACTACGATAAATATTTATAATATGTATTCTGAGGAAAATCAAAGAATGCTATTTCCTATCATTAGGTAA
- a CDS encoding sensor histidine kinase, with protein MLKSIQERIINYYKKASIHNIISVSFTIVAVLGMIVVGGALYLRFSNLTEEMVAKNNQAILDQVNLNLDSYLRKMMKISDTMYYRGIKKKDLSSENINKEMDILYEANKDFLISISLFSEHGDIIASYPVQQLKENIDPRENEWFQDALEKSENLHFSTPHVQNLFYDPNYKYTWVVSLSRAVEITEDGKAKRGVLLVDMSFSGIEEICKNVDLGQNAYVYLMDGNGEIIYHPRQQLIYTNLIEETNNKNSKLEDGNYLENFQGNKRMINIKTVGYTGWKIVSVSPIEDILSGASDFRAFAIFIMLFAIFTLISINMYVSSRIANPIMELEKAVKEFENGVDNLNISETGSQEVQHLAKAIKLMINQMNILMDNIVKEQEEKRKSELNALQSQINPHFLYNTLDSIVWMIENENYNGAITMVTSLARFFRISISKGRNIITVKDELEHARNYLTIQSIRYKNKFDYEIEAQEEALDLQCIKLIVQPLIENAIYHGMEYMYGDGNILVKAYVEEENLYIDIIDNGLGMPQEVAEELLVKKGKNSSRKGSGIGLKNVHERIQLYFGKEYGLKIFSEPDEGTIIRIHMPANKYIDNKGE; from the coding sequence ATGCTAAAATCAATTCAAGAAAGAATAATTAATTATTATAAAAAAGCAAGTATTCATAATATCATATCTGTTTCTTTTACAATTGTTGCAGTACTTGGAATGATAGTAGTAGGAGGAGCCTTATATTTAAGATTTTCCAACTTAACTGAGGAAATGGTTGCAAAAAATAATCAAGCTATTTTAGATCAAGTTAATTTAAATTTAGATAGCTATTTAAGAAAGATGATGAAAATATCTGATACCATGTACTATAGAGGGATTAAGAAGAAGGATTTATCCAGTGAAAATATTAATAAGGAAATGGATATACTCTACGAAGCCAATAAGGACTTCTTAATCAGCATAAGCTTGTTTTCAGAGCATGGAGATATAATAGCTTCCTATCCAGTACAACAGTTAAAAGAAAATATAGATCCAAGGGAAAATGAATGGTTTCAAGATGCTTTAGAAAAAAGTGAAAACCTTCACTTTTCAACTCCTCATGTTCAAAACTTATTTTATGATCCAAATTATAAATATACTTGGGTTGTTTCCTTAAGCAGAGCAGTTGAAATAACTGAAGATGGTAAGGCTAAAAGAGGTGTTCTTTTAGTTGATATGAGTTTTAGCGGCATTGAGGAAATATGCAAAAATGTTGATTTAGGGCAAAATGCTTATGTATATTTAATGGATGGAAATGGGGAAATAATATATCATCCCAGACAACAGCTAATATACACTAATCTTATTGAGGAAACAAATAATAAAAATTCAAAATTAGAAGATGGGAACTATTTAGAAAATTTCCAGGGAAATAAAAGGATGATAAATATAAAGACAGTAGGCTATACAGGTTGGAAAATAGTTTCGGTTTCTCCTATAGAAGATATATTATCTGGTGCAAGTGATTTTAGAGCTTTTGCAATATTTATAATGCTTTTTGCAATCTTTACCTTGATATCAATTAATATGTATGTTTCTTCAAGAATAGCCAATCCAATTATGGAATTAGAAAAGGCAGTTAAAGAATTTGAAAATGGTGTAGATAATTTAAACATTTCAGAAACGGGCTCTCAAGAAGTTCAGCATTTAGCTAAAGCTATTAAGTTAATGATAAACCAAATGAATATTTTAATGGATAATATTGTAAAAGAGCAGGAAGAAAAGCGAAAAAGCGAGCTTAATGCCCTACAATCACAAATAAATCCGCACTTTTTATATAACACCTTAGATTCTATAGTTTGGATGATAGAAAATGAAAATTATAATGGAGCAATAACAATGGTTACTTCTCTTGCTAGGTTTTTTAGAATAAGTATAAGCAAGGGTAGAAATATTATTACAGTTAAAGATGAGCTTGAACATGCAAGAAATTATCTTACTATACAAAGTATAAGATATAAAAATAAATTTGATTATGAAATAGAAGCGCAAGAAGAAGCTTTAGATTTACAATGTATTAAATTAATTGTACAGCCTTTAATAGAAAATGCTATTTATCATGGCATGGAGTATATGTATGGAGATGGAAATATCTTAGTAAAGGCTTATGTAGAAGAAGAAAATCTTTATATTGATATTATTGATAATGGGTTAGGAATGCCTCAAGAAGTGGCAGAGGAACTGCTTGTAAAAAAAGGAAAGAATAGCAGCAGAAAAGGCTCGGGAATAGGGTTAAAAAATGTTCATGAAAGAATACAGCTTTATTTTGGTAAAGAATATGGATTAAAAATCTTTAGTGAGCCTGATGAAGGAACTATTATTAGAATTCATATGCCAGCTAATAAATATATTGATAATAAAGGAGAATAG
- a CDS encoding response regulator, translating into MKLYKIMVVDDEEEIRLGVINKVNWEEYGFEVVGDAENGQEALEMAEKLAPDVVMTDIKMPFLDGLELGEKLSEIMPSTKLIIFSGSDELEYAHKAIKINVFEYVLKPINSIEIIEILKKLKDKLDKEYNQKRNVEILKKHYLESIPVLREQYLVSALEGRMSKERWEEDAGKLGLNFIKRFLAVALINIDGTTILEEEENNIGLLLISIKNMVDEILVNYCDFVSFPYSDKIVVLATFEEKSEINNLLKGLNEVSRVYQCVFANTISSGIGRVYEDIMDIRYSYKTAETALSYRPILGNGKAIYIDDVEPNYDIQLKFEEQEENSLLNSIKLSSKEEIEETINRIFKKVEKDLVDLNKYRVYLMEIMTAILRLLQDYNINFDEVFGDNFNCYSYLSKADSINDIKSWFIEKSIKINKLIKKDRVNSSKILIEKAKAYIKENYSDPEISVERLCSELHVSPTYFSTIFKKETDMNFVSYLTNIRLEEAVKLLNTTDDKTYIIARKVGYLEANYFSYVFKKQYGISPSRYRKR; encoded by the coding sequence ATGAAGCTATATAAAATAATGGTTGTAGATGATGAAGAAGAAATAAGACTTGGAGTAATTAATAAGGTTAATTGGGAAGAATATGGTTTTGAAGTAGTTGGAGATGCAGAAAATGGACAAGAAGCCCTGGAAATGGCGGAAAAGCTTGCTCCTGATGTAGTAATGACTGATATAAAAATGCCTTTTCTAGATGGATTAGAATTGGGGGAGAAATTATCTGAAATAATGCCGTCCACAAAATTAATAATTTTCTCTGGGTCAGATGAACTTGAATATGCTCATAAAGCAATAAAGATAAATGTTTTTGAGTATGTTTTAAAACCTATTAATTCAATTGAGATTATAGAAATTCTTAAAAAGTTAAAGGACAAGCTTGATAAGGAATATAATCAAAAAAGAAATGTAGAAATATTAAAAAAACATTATTTAGAAAGTATTCCTGTATTAAGAGAACAATATTTAGTTTCAGCTTTAGAAGGTAGGATGAGCAAGGAAAGATGGGAAGAAGATGCTGGGAAGCTGGGATTAAATTTTATAAAAAGATTTCTGGCTGTTGCCTTAATAAATATAGATGGAACCACAATCCTAGAAGAAGAGGAAAACAATATTGGTTTACTTTTAATTTCAATTAAAAACATGGTTGATGAAATACTTGTTAATTATTGTGATTTTGTTAGTTTTCCTTATTCAGATAAAATTGTAGTATTAGCAACTTTTGAAGAAAAATCAGAAATAAACAATTTACTTAAGGGCTTAAATGAAGTAAGCAGAGTATATCAATGTGTTTTTGCAAATACAATATCTTCAGGTATTGGAAGAGTATATGAAGATATAATGGATATTAGATATTCATATAAAACAGCTGAAACAGCTTTAAGTTATAGACCTATTTTAGGAAATGGAAAGGCAATTTATATAGATGACGTAGAACCAAATTATGATATTCAGTTAAAATTTGAAGAGCAAGAGGAAAATTCATTATTAAATTCAATAAAACTTTCAAGTAAGGAAGAAATAGAAGAAACTATTAATAGAATATTTAAGAAAGTTGAAAAGGATTTAGTAGATTTAAATAAGTATAGAGTTTATCTTATGGAAATTATGACAGCTATATTAAGATTGCTGCAAGATTATAATATTAATTTCGATGAAGTTTTTGGAGATAATTTTAATTGTTATTCTTATTTAAGCAAAGCAGATTCAATTAATGATATTAAGAGTTGGTTTATTGAAAAATCTATAAAAATAAATAAGTTAATAAAGAAAGATAGAGTTAACTCTTCAAAAATATTAATAGAAAAAGCTAAAGCATATATTAAAGAAAATTATAGCGACCCTGAAATATCTGTAGAAAGGTTATGTTCAGAATTGCATGTAAGTCCAACATATTTTTCAACTATTTTCAAAAAAGAAACTGATATGAATTTCGTAAGTTATTTAACTAATATAAGGCTTGAAGAGGCGGTAAAGCTGTTAAATACAACAGATGATAAAACATATATTATTGCGAGGAAGGTTGGATACTTAGAGGCTAATTATTTTAGCTATGTATTTAAAAAACAATATGGAATATCTCCTTCAAGATATAGAAAGAGATGA
- the mglC gene encoding galactose/methyl galactoside ABC transporter permease MglC, producing MNKVKINKDTVKDFLLNYALYMVLIIMIIFFIVKDPGFLSLKNFTNILSQASTRGIMALGVAGLIVLQGTDLSSGRILGFTAIISSSLLQSTTYASRMYPNLPELPLILPMLVAMAIGAVFGAINGFGVAKLKVHAFIITLGTQLIAYGLSCLYIDRPPLGAQPIANLAEKYTKFVNGSLKLGALEIPYLVFYLAIVSLVIWFVWNKTKLGRNMFAIGGNPEAAAVSGVNVVKNIMIIFIISGVLYGLAGFLEAARAGSTTTNTGFNYDLDAISACVVGGVSFSGGIGTIPGVLIGAVLLQVINYGLNFVGVNAYWQYIIRGLIIITAVSLDVRKYIAKK from the coding sequence ATGAATAAAGTAAAAATAAATAAAGATACAGTAAAAGATTTCTTGCTAAATTATGCATTATATATGGTTCTAATTATAATGATAATATTTTTTATAGTAAAGGATCCAGGATTTTTATCATTAAAGAACTTTACTAATATATTAAGCCAAGCTTCAACTCGTGGTATTATGGCTCTTGGAGTTGCTGGTCTTATAGTGCTGCAAGGAACAGATCTTTCTTCAGGACGTATTTTAGGATTTACAGCAATTATATCCTCATCATTGCTGCAATCAACAACTTATGCATCAAGAATGTATCCTAATTTACCAGAGTTACCACTAATATTACCAATGTTAGTAGCTATGGCTATAGGAGCAGTATTTGGAGCAATTAATGGTTTTGGTGTTGCAAAATTAAAGGTACATGCATTTATAATCACTTTGGGTACTCAACTTATTGCTTATGGTTTATCTTGTCTTTATATAGATAGACCTCCGCTAGGAGCCCAACCAATAGCAAACTTAGCTGAAAAATACACTAAATTTGTAAATGGATCCTTAAAATTAGGAGCTTTAGAAATACCATATCTTGTATTCTATCTTGCGATAGTATCATTAGTAATATGGTTTGTATGGAATAAAACAAAGCTTGGAAGAAACATGTTTGCAATCGGTGGAAATCCAGAAGCAGCAGCTGTTTCAGGAGTAAACGTTGTTAAGAACATAATGATTATATTTATTATTTCTGGAGTTCTTTATGGATTAGCTGGTTTCTTAGAAGCAGCAAGAGCAGGTTCTACTACTACAAATACAGGATTTAACTATGACCTAGATGCAATTTCTGCCTGCGTAGTTGGTGGAGTTTCCTTCTCAGGTGGTATAGGAACAATACCAGGAGTATTAATTGGTGCTGTATTATTACAAGTTATCAACTACGGTTTAAACTTCGTTGGTGTTAATGCTTACTGGCAATATATTATAAGAGGTTTAATTATAATAACAGCTGTATCACTAGACGTAAGAAAGTATATAGCTAAGAAATAG
- the mglA gene encoding galactose/methyl galactoside ABC transporter ATP-binding protein MglA → MADNKYVLEMIGISKEFPGVKALDNVQLKVKPGTVHALMGENGAGKSTLMKCLFGVYIEDAGEIYIEGKKVKFSNPKQAMDNGVAMVHQELNQVLQRNVMDNIWLGRYPGKAGVVSDKEMYEETKKVLEELEIDVDPKIKMAKLSVSQRQMVEIAKAVSYNAKILVLDEPTSSLTEEEVKHLFRIINKLRARGCGIIYISHKMEEILQISDEVTVMRDGKWVDTKPAKELTTDKIIKLMVGRDLTNRFPAKTNKPGEVILEVKNLTATYQPSIKDVSFKLRKGEILGVAGLVGSKRTELLETIFGIAHHSEGEILLHGKKVENTNSRKAIRNGFALLTEERRATGIFGKLDIKSNSILANIDGYSKFGVLDDKKMTKDTQWVIDSMKVKTPSQKTLISTLSGGNQQKVIIGRWLLTEPEILLLDEPTRGIDVGAKYEIYQLIIDLANKGKGIIVVSSEMPELLGICDRIMVMSNGRLAGEGLTNDLTQEDIMTMAAKYI, encoded by the coding sequence ATGGCAGACAATAAATATGTTCTAGAAATGATAGGTATAAGTAAAGAGTTTCCAGGAGTTAAAGCATTAGATAATGTTCAATTAAAAGTAAAACCAGGTACTGTACATGCTTTAATGGGGGAAAATGGAGCAGGCAAATCTACTTTAATGAAATGTCTGTTTGGAGTTTATATTGAAGATGCTGGAGAAATTTATATTGAAGGAAAAAAAGTAAAGTTTTCAAATCCAAAACAAGCCATGGATAATGGTGTTGCCATGGTGCATCAAGAATTAAACCAAGTACTCCAAAGAAATGTTATGGATAATATATGGCTTGGTAGGTATCCAGGAAAAGCTGGAGTTGTAAGTGATAAAGAAATGTATGAAGAAACTAAGAAAGTATTAGAGGAATTAGAAATAGATGTAGATCCTAAAATAAAAATGGCTAAACTTTCTGTTTCACAAAGACAAATGGTTGAAATTGCTAAGGCAGTTTCCTATAATGCCAAAATATTGGTTCTAGATGAACCTACATCTTCTTTAACAGAAGAAGAAGTTAAACACTTATTTAGAATTATTAATAAATTAAGAGCAAGAGGCTGCGGAATTATATATATTTCTCATAAGATGGAAGAAATTCTTCAAATATCGGATGAAGTAACAGTAATGCGTGATGGTAAGTGGGTAGATACAAAACCTGCAAAAGAATTAACTACAGATAAAATAATCAAGTTAATGGTTGGACGTGATTTAACTAATAGATTTCCAGCTAAGACTAATAAACCAGGGGAAGTCATATTAGAGGTTAAGAATTTAACGGCTACATATCAACCATCTATAAAAGATGTATCCTTTAAGTTAAGAAAAGGAGAGATTTTAGGAGTAGCTGGACTTGTTGGATCAAAGAGAACAGAGCTTTTAGAAACTATATTTGGAATAGCTCATCATAGTGAGGGCGAAATACTTTTACATGGTAAAAAGGTAGAAAATACAAATTCAAGAAAGGCAATAAGAAATGGATTTGCTCTTCTAACAGAAGAACGTAGAGCAACAGGAATATTCGGGAAATTAGATATAAAGTCTAACTCTATATTAGCTAATATAGATGGATATAGTAAGTTTGGAGTATTAGATGACAAGAAAATGACAAAAGATACTCAATGGGTTATCGATAGTATGAAGGTAAAAACTCCAAGTCAAAAAACATTAATAAGTACATTATCTGGAGGAAACCAACAAAAGGTTATTATAGGAAGATGGCTTCTGACAGAACCTGAAATTTTATTATTGGACGAGCCAACAAGAGGTATAGATGTTGGTGCTAAATATGAAATTTATCAATTAATAATTGATTTAGCTAATAAAGGAAAAGGAATTATAGTTGTTTCTTCTGAAATGCCAGAGTTATTAGGTATTTGTGACAGAATAATGGTAATGTCTAATGGTAGATTAGCAGGAGAAGGGTTAACTAATGATTTAACTCAAGAAGATATTATGACAATGGCAGCAAAATATATTTAG
- a CDS encoding galactose ABC transporter substrate-binding protein: MKKVKKLLAMALATVMVAATLVGCGGKTTGGENAGSDDTVKVGVFLYKFDDTYISTVRQALQKIQDENSGKVEFEFFDGKGDQATQNDTIDTALQKDYDLLLVNLVDTGAGQTVLDKIKAAEKPVVLFNREPAAEVVKSYEKAIFVGTNAIEAGIMQGDIIAAEWEANKDKIDKNGDGVLQYVMLQGEPDNPEAVARTEYSVSTLKDKGMQVEELAKQVCNWDQALAQNAMEAWLSNHGDKIEAVIANNDGMALGAIAALQAQGYNTDSGEKSIIVVGVDATTAAQEYIAKGYMLGSVLQDAEGMAKALYETGLNLAAGKGATEGTSYKFDDTGVAIRIPYQPYLK, translated from the coding sequence ATGAAAAAGGTTAAAAAATTATTAGCTATGGCTTTAGCCACTGTTATGGTTGCAGCTACATTAGTAGGCTGTGGCGGAAAAACAACAGGAGGAGAAAATGCTGGATCAGACGATACAGTAAAAGTAGGTGTATTCCTATATAAATTTGATGATACTTATATTTCAACTGTTCGTCAAGCATTACAAAAGATACAAGATGAAAATAGTGGCAAGGTTGAATTTGAATTCTTTGATGGAAAAGGTGACCAAGCTACACAAAATGATACTATAGATACTGCATTACAAAAAGATTATGATTTATTATTAGTTAACTTAGTTGATACAGGAGCTGGACAAACTGTTCTTGATAAAATAAAGGCAGCTGAAAAACCAGTTGTTTTATTTAACAGAGAACCAGCTGCAGAAGTAGTTAAGTCTTATGAAAAGGCTATTTTTGTTGGAACAAATGCTATAGAAGCTGGAATAATGCAAGGTGACATTATAGCAGCTGAATGGGAAGCTAACAAAGATAAAATTGATAAAAATGGAGATGGAGTTCTTCAATATGTAATGTTACAAGGTGAACCTGATAATCCAGAAGCAGTTGCTAGAACTGAATATTCAGTTTCAACTCTAAAGGATAAGGGAATGCAAGTTGAAGAATTAGCTAAACAAGTATGTAACTGGGATCAAGCATTAGCACAAAATGCTATGGAAGCTTGGTTATCAAACCATGGAGATAAGATAGAAGCAGTTATTGCTAACAATGATGGTATGGCATTAGGAGCTATTGCAGCTTTACAAGCACAAGGATATAATACTGACTCTGGCGAAAAATCTATTATAGTTGTTGGAGTTGATGCTACAACAGCTGCTCAAGAATATATAGCTAAGGGATATATGTTAGGATCAGTTCTTCAAGATGCTGAAGGTATGGCTAAGGCATTATATGAAACTGGATTAAACTTAGCTGCTGGAAAAGGTGCAACTGAAGGTACTTCTTACAAGTTTGATGATACAGGAGTTGCTATCCGTATTCCTTATCAACCATATTTAAAATAG
- a CDS encoding LemA family protein, translated as MKKGLKTLLIIIAVILVITLPIISSYNNLVSLEQKVDQSASNIDTNLQRRSDLIPNLVNTVKGYAAHEEEIFTDIAEARSKLAGATNVSEQADADSELSNALSRLLVVVEKYPDLKANENFIALSDELAGTENRIAIARQDYNKIATEYNTKRRKFPTTIIASIFNFEEKPLYKADQGATEVPKVDFAD; from the coding sequence ATGAAAAAAGGATTAAAAACTTTACTAATAATAATAGCTGTAATTCTTGTTATAACTCTTCCTATTATATCTAGTTATAACAATTTAGTATCCTTAGAACAAAAGGTTGATCAATCAGCATCAAATATTGATACTAATCTTCAAAGAAGATCTGATTTAATACCTAATTTAGTTAATACAGTAAAGGGATATGCAGCTCATGAAGAAGAAATTTTCACAGATATCGCTGAAGCTAGAAGTAAGTTAGCAGGTGCAACAAATGTATCTGAACAAGCAGATGCTGATTCAGAATTAAGCAATGCATTATCAAGACTATTAGTTGTTGTAGAAAAATATCCAGATTTAAAGGCTAATGAAAACTTTATTGCCTTATCAGATGAACTTGCAGGCACAGAAAATAGAATTGCTATTGCAAGACAGGACTACAATAAAATAGCAACAGAATACAATACTAAAAGAAGAAAATTCCCTACTACTATAATAGCTTCAATTTTTAACTTCGAAGAAAAGCCCCTTTATAAAGCTGATCAAGGCGCTACCGAAGTTCCAAAAGTAGATTTTGCTGATTAA
- a CDS encoding TPM domain-containing protein: MKRFISNIYKFILFVFLGVFSLTNIVHADTTFPEPTNYKYVNDYVNLLTIDEKERIVSIGKELEDKTGAQATIVIINSLDDVPIEDYANKLFRSWGIGKADEDNGLLILLAIEDRSWRVEVGRGLEGAITDAGSGRIMRNLAVPEFQNDDYGTGLLNSYSALCDLIAKEYSVTLEKSLNIDLSGIEDEDYEDLEAGDMIPIVIVGILVMLDIFFNRGRIISAILRAMFWSSGRGPRGGGYGGGGYGGFSGGSHGGGGGGFGGFGGGSSGGGGSSGKW; encoded by the coding sequence ATGAAAAGATTTATTTCAAACATTTATAAATTTATTTTATTTGTTTTCTTGGGGGTATTTTCTTTAACTAACATTGTTCATGCTGATACTACTTTTCCAGAACCTACAAATTATAAATATGTTAATGATTATGTAAATTTACTTACTATAGATGAAAAAGAACGAATAGTATCTATTGGAAAGGAATTAGAAGATAAGACTGGAGCTCAAGCTACTATTGTTATTATAAACTCTTTAGATGATGTTCCAATAGAAGATTATGCTAATAAGTTATTTAGATCCTGGGGAATTGGCAAAGCTGATGAAGATAATGGACTATTAATTTTATTAGCCATTGAAGATAGAAGCTGGAGAGTTGAAGTTGGCCGCGGCCTTGAAGGCGCCATTACTGATGCAGGCAGCGGAAGAATAATGCGTAACTTAGCAGTACCGGAATTTCAAAATGATGACTATGGTACTGGTCTATTAAATAGTTATAGTGCTTTATGTGATTTAATAGCAAAAGAATATTCAGTCACCCTAGAAAAATCCTTAAATATTGATTTATCAGGTATTGAAGATGAGGATTATGAAGATCTTGAGGCTGGTGATATGATACCTATAGTTATAGTCGGAATTCTAGTAATGCTTGATATATTCTTTAATAGAGGACGCATTATATCAGCAATATTAAGAGCTATGTTTTGGTCTTCAGGACGTGGACCAAGAGGAGGCGGTTACGGAGGTGGCGGCTATGGCGGTTTCAGTGGCGGCTCCCACGGAGGCGGTGGTGGCGGCTTCGGCGGCTTTGGCGGCGGATCTTCTGGTGGAGGAGGATCTAGTGGAAAATGGTGA
- the zupT gene encoding zinc transporter ZupT — protein MNNLFVAFLITLFAGLATGIGSLIALVAKTTNKKFLSVSLGLSAGVMIYVSMVELFADAKTSLVNALGVKKGSYITVIAFFAGMFLIALIDKLVPSEENPHEIKEVLNDCSTEECKRIRKEKESKKLMRTGVLTALAIGIHNFPEGLATFVSALTDFNVAIPIAVAIAIHNIPEGISVSVPIYYATGDKKKAFIYSFLSGMSEPIGALVGYLFLRNFFTDLTSGIIFALVAGIMVFISFDELLPAAKEYGEHHLSIYGLIGGMMVMAFSLLLFL, from the coding sequence ATGAATAATTTATTTGTAGCATTTTTAATAACTTTATTTGCAGGACTTGCAACAGGAATAGGAAGTTTAATTGCCTTAGTAGCTAAAACTACAAATAAGAAATTTTTATCCGTCAGTTTAGGATTATCAGCTGGCGTTATGATATATGTATCTATGGTAGAATTATTTGCTGATGCTAAAACTTCATTAGTAAATGCATTAGGAGTAAAAAAAGGAAGTTATATAACAGTAATAGCATTTTTTGCAGGAATGTTTTTAATTGCCTTAATAGATAAGCTTGTACCTAGTGAAGAAAATCCTCATGAGATTAAGGAAGTACTAAATGATTGTAGCACTGAAGAATGTAAGAGGATTAGAAAAGAAAAAGAATCAAAAAAATTAATGAGAACTGGAGTATTAACAGCTCTTGCAATAGGAATACATAACTTCCCAGAGGGACTTGCTACTTTTGTTTCAGCTTTAACAGATTTTAATGTAGCAATACCAATTGCAGTGGCAATTGCAATCCATAACATACCAGAAGGAATATCAGTATCAGTTCCAATTTATTATGCAACAGGAGATAAGAAAAAAGCTTTTATTTATTCCTTTTTATCAGGAATGTCAGAACCAATTGGAGCATTAGTAGGATACCTATTTCTAAGAAATTTCTTCACAGATCTAACTTCTGGAATAATCTTTGCTCTAGTAGCAGGAATAATGGTTTTTATATCCTTTGATGAATTATTACCAGCAGCAAAAGAATATGGAGAACATCATTTATCAATCTATGGGTTGATCGGGGGAATGATGGTTATGGCCTTTAGTTTGCTTCTTTTTCTTTAG